The Aulosira sp. FACHB-615 nucleotide sequence ACATTTTCAACCATTTTTCTAATGTTGGGGAATTGACAATCGGATCATTCTGACTCCCACAAACCATCATTGGCATAGAAACGCCACCTGTAGGTAAGTCAATTAACTTAAATAGAGAGTGGGATAAAGGTGTTTGCTCTAAGTCTCTCTTTAATACGGCGATTAGTTTTTTGGTAGTGTTATGTGGTTGTTCACCAAATAGATGACGAACGGTATTTGCTAATATCTGTTCACGACTGATAGGAAATAATTGTCGTTGCAGATAATAGTGGACATGCCAAGTGTTTGCAGGTTGAGAGGCGACAGATAAAAGCACAAGCGATCGCACTTTTTCGGGATATCGCCGCGCATAAGTCAGAGCGATCGCACCACCCGCACCATGACCTGCTAAATTTATTGGGTAAGCACATGCTGATAAAAACTCATCCAATAAATCTACAGCCTCATCTATGGAACTGCCTTCATCTTTACCGGAACGATATTCCCACTGAGCTACATTTACATATTGCGAGATGTATTGTAATAAGGGTTGATCGAAACGCTGCAATACAGGACTAGAACTAATCCATACAACATCAATATCATCATACATAAAAACTCTATAACCTCAAAGATTTATGACATTCAATCATCAGGTATATAAACTGTCAGGATCAGAAATTACGCACCAAAATTGTCTATATATGTGCGTAATTTCTGCCCTAAATTCTGATACTCACACTACAAACCAAACTCTCTTTTTAACTGGGATACCCAATCTTTTATCCGTTTATCTGTTAAATCAGATTGATTATCCTCATCAATAGCTAACCCGACGAATTTGCCATTTTTTAAAGCTTTAGAATCGTTAAAGTCATAACCGTCAGTTGACCAATAGCCGACAGTTTTTCCTCCGCGTTGAGAAATCTTTTCTTCTAAAATTCCCATTGCATCCTGAAAATTATCAGCATATCCAATTTGGTCGCCAGTTCCAAAATAAGCAACTACTTTACCACTAAAATTTATGTCGTCTAGTTCGGGAAAAAAGCCTTCCCAATCACTTTGTAATTCACCAACATTCCAAGTAGGACAACCAATAATCAGATATTGATACTCTTCAAAATCAACAGTATCCGCTTGAGAAATATCGTGTAGTGTGACTACACCATTACCAAACTCATCCCGAATGATTTCCGCCACAGATTCAGTCTTACCTGTTTGAGTACCGTAGAATAAGCCAATTTTTTGCGACATCTTCAACCCCAATATTGAGAAAGTTTACTATTGATCATCAACAAATATCTAGCTCTTAGCGATGATATTTGCAGCAAAATAAACTATGTCTGTTGTTCTCAACAGACAAAAAGCAGTTTTGCATCTTATTTGGCTAAAGCTTCTGGACTTTGGATGCCATATCTGATGTTAGCTATATAATTGCCAAACTTATTGAGATATATATTCAATAAGCTTTGAGCATATCTTATCAGATTTATTGAGATAGTTTGTCAGTAAAAGCAAAAAATTTTTGTAAAAATGCAAGATGAATAGGACTGGCGTGTATACAGAGAGCCTGTAGAGAATGGGTGTAAGGGTATAGAAGTGTAAATATTTACTCCCTGCCCCTGTTTTTTTTACACCTACACCCTTGTTTTAAACTGCTATAGTAGTTCTTGGTTGGATGAGGTAGACTTTATCTAACCAAAAATCGCCATAGTACAATTTTTGTGATTAGTAACATTCTAAAAATATGGCACTCGAACAAGAATTTCATTCTATAGATGTGACATCTTCAACAAGTACAGTCGCCATTGAAGGTGTAGATACACAAAACTTACCAAAGCTACCACCTGCGGGTAAATCTCAGACGCAATGGCAGCAAGTATCTCAGTTTTTAGAGCAGTTCCCTGATAATTTAAATCGTTTTTGGCAGGCATACCAATTGCCTTTGATAGCTGTAGTTGTAGTTTTGGCAGCTACTGTTACACTGAGAGTTGCGATCGCCATACTCAATGCCATTAATGACCTGCCCCTGTTAGAACCAACGTTAGAGTTAATTGGCATTGTTTACTCCACTTGGTTTGTATTGCGTTATCTTTTACAAGCTTCCACTCGCCAAGAATTGTGGGCAGAAATTCGCGTTTTAACAGCCCAAGTTTTAGGAGATTGAAGAAGTCTGAAGTCTGAAGTAGTAGTAGGATGCGTTATGGCTTCAGCCTAACGCATCGCTTGATTATTGTATTTTTTAAATTATCAATACTCCTCTCCTTTAAAAGTGCTGAGTGCCGTACACTGAGCGTTCGCGCAGCGTCTCCATCAGGAGAAGCCGAAGTGTGTGTGCTGAGTGCTGAGTAAAAATGCTAGTCCCACTTTCATACTTGGCTATGAAGCTTGTTTCATTGCGACTCCCTTGTCTTCCTTGTCTCCTCTTTCCCCCTATCTATTCATAAAACAAAACTGCTAAATATGATTAACTCACCGTAATCACTACGCCTAAACTCTCATTCGCTAACCTATCAACTGCACAAACAGCATAAGTTCCAGGTTGAACGGTGGCGAAGGTTGTACCAGCAGATAAAATACGCTGAAGAGTCCAGCTATCACCACTTTGGCGGTAAAGTGTCCAAGACCTGACAGGCTGATTATCTCCTGGTTGCCAGTTCAGTTTACCATCTTTAAATTGCAAGGCTTGGGGAGGGGTAACTTGGGCTGCACTCCGCCAAGGCATAGCAGGTACTATTGCAGGTCTAGAATAAAGAGAGCTTTTAAATTGGTCAGCAATACCGCGCCGATTTTGATTAATCGCACTCATACTAAAGAAAATATTTCCTAGAGATAAGTTGCTGGCTAAGTTGCGGGAAATTTTGACTTGTTTGTCAATTTCATCGTCTTTCCAAGCTTTACCATCTAGTTGACCGAGATTATTTCCGGCGTAAATATGTCGCTGCTGAGAATTAATTTCTGTCCACCATCGCAGTAGTGCGGGATAGCTTTGTTTGCTTTGGTCAATTCGCCAATAAAGTTGCGGTGCTAAATAATCAATCCAACCTTGTTCTAACCATTTGCGTGAATCAGCATACAATACACTGTAAGCATCTAAACCAGTGATTCCCGCAGGTTGTCCGGGGCGATAAATTCCAAATGGACTAATCCCAAATTTGACATAAGGCTTGGTTGTTTTGATTCCTTCCGAAAGCCGCAACACCATTTGATTGACATTTTCCCGTCGCCAATCATCTAAACTTAATAAACCACCTGCGGCTCTGTATGCGGCGTAGGTTTTATTATCAGGAAAAGATTGTCCTTGGATGGGATAGGGATAAAAATAATCATCTAAGTGAATAGCATCGATGTCATAGCGCCGCACAACATCAAGAATGACATTGTAGGCTCTATCTTGAACAATTTTTGAGCCAGGGTCCATCCACAGTTGATTGCCCCACTGATAAACTACTTCTGGATGGGTAAGTGCGATGTGGGGGCGGACATTGGGAGAACCTTTGATGCTAGTTTTGGCGCGGTAAGGGTTAAACCAAGCGTGAACTTCGATATTGCGTTTGTGACATTCAGCGATCGCAAACTCTAAAGGATCATAAAATGGTTCGGGCGCTCTGCCTTGAGTTCCCGTAATCCAAGCACTCCAAGGTTCTAATTCCGAAGCATACAAAGCATCACCTTCAGGACGCACTTGCAAAATCAAAGCGTTGAAATTCAGTGCTTGTAATTGGTTGACAATTTCTAAAAATTCTGACCTTTGCTGTGCTGTTGAAAGTCCCGCCTTAGAAGGCCAATCACTATTCCACACCGACGCTACCCAAGCCCCACGAAACTCGCGTGTATGGCTGACTTTCACAGTACTAGATACGGGGGGTCTAGGTGTGGGTGTGGGTGTGGGTGTGGGTGTCGGTGTGGGTGTTGTGGTTGGTGGAACTACAAGATAAACAGAAGATATCTTTTGAGCATTACCCAGATAAACTAAAGCTTGATAAACTATCGCCGCCACATCGCCGCGAGTTGCAGCTGTGGCGTAATTGAGTAATTTAATATTGGGGAAACTAGCAACAAAACCTGCACTCGTAGCTAAAGCGATTTGATTTCTAGCATAACCAGGAATATTGGCTGCGTCTTGATAAATTTGTGAAAGTTGGTTTACTAAGTCGGGTTTGATTTTTGCTGCTATGTCTAAACCGTTGACTAGAGAAACTAAAACATCACCCCTAGCAATGCGATTACTGGGACGAAAATATTTATCAGGGTAGCCGGTTAAAAACCCTGTTTCGTAAGCTTTTTGGATGGCGCTTGCAGCCCAGTTATTTGCCGGAACATCAACAAACGGAGTATATTGGCGCTTGACTGGGACTGTAAAAACTGCTGCAACAATCGCCGCAAATTCAGCACGAGTTACTGAGTTATCGGGGCGAAAAGTACCGTTGGGATAGCCATTTAAAATGCGCCGCGCTGCTAAGGCTTCAATAAACGGACGCGCCCAATGGTTTTGAGTGTCTGAGAAGCGTGCAGTAGTAGAGACCATTGTTGATTGCCATTAGTTTGCTTGGCTGGATTCTAACAGCGCGATCGCAATTCCTCCCGGACTTTTGCAGAAATTTTCATATTTGGCAACATTTTCTGCACTGCGGCGACAGTTGGCGTTAACTGTAGTGTTTATTAGAACAATTACGAGTAATTTAGTATTGAACATGAATCAATCAAAAGGCTAGTGTATGAGGCTAAATTTGAGTCGCCGTCAATTTGTGGTATTTGGTTCAGCTACCTTTGCTACCAGTTTGCTACTGAAAGCTTGTAGTAGTAACCAACCGCAGACACCCACAGCGAGTAGTGGCGCTGAAGGGTTTAAAATAGCGATCGCTCTCCCTGGAGTCATCACCGATAAAGCCTGGAATCAGTCTGGCTATGAAGGCGTAAACCTAGTCAAACAAAAACTCGGTGCAGAAATCGCATATATAGAACAAGTCGCCCAAGCTGATCAAACAGAAGCCTTAACGGATTTTGCGCGTAAAGGTTACAATTTAGTTTTTGCCCACGGCGGGCAATTTGATGCAGCAATAGAACAAGTGGCGACACAATTTCCTAATACATTTTTTGTGGGTGTGAATGGAAATGTGAAAGGTGAAAATATTGCATCTTTACGCATAGATCACTTACAAGGTAGCTATTTGTGCGGGATTATTGCGGCTGCTATGACTAAATCTAATAAATTAGCTTACATTGCTGGGCAAGAATTTCAAGCAACTCAAGAAGAATTACGCGGCTTTGAATTAGGTGCAAAATCAGTTAAACCAAATATGCAAATTGTTTCCACATTTACAGGCGATTGGAATGATGTCGCCAAAGCAAAAGAAGCCACACTCGCTTTAATTTCTGCGGGTGCAGATGTGATTTATCAATGGTTAGATAGCGCCTCACCCGCAGTTTTGCAAACAGCCAGTGATAAAGGGGTTTATGCCTTTGGTAATACCAAAGACCAATTAGATGTCGCGCCCAAAGCAGTGTTAACTAGTGCAGTTAAAAGATTAGATTTAGCCATAACTTACTTAGCAGAGTTAGCCCAGCAAAAACAGTTAAAAGGACAGATATATTCTATCGGGTTAGAAAGACCTGATATTTTGAACTTAGGCAACTTTACCGCTAGTATTCCTGAGCAAGTTAAAAATAATGTCCTGAAAGTCAGACAAGAAATTATTGATAAAAAAATCACCTTTGAGAATTGCCAAGCAGATGGTAAAAATACTCGTTGTGTGAAAAAAGTATCAGCATAAATAAATGACATATTTACGCTTAGAAAATATCACTAAACGTTTTGGCTCATTTGTTGCTAACGATAACATTAGCTTGAGTGTAAATTCTGGTCAGATTCATGCAATTTTAGGTGAAAACGGTGCAGGTAAGACCACTTTAATGAAGATGATCAGTGGTTTATCTCAGCCTGATACTGGGCAGATATATATACAAGATAAACCAGTAAAAATTACCTCGCCTAATACTGCTACAAAACTTGGTATTGGCATGATTTACCAACATTTCATGCTTGTACCTCAGTTGACTGTTACCGAAAATATTATCTTGGGATTGAAAAATAGCTGGCGTTTAAATTTGCAACAAAAATATCAGGAAATTGCGGCTTTATCTCAAGCTTATGGGTTAGAAATTGACCCCAGCGCCAAGGTAGAAGATTTACCAGTGGGAATACAACAGCGTGTCGAAATTCTTAAAGTTCTTTACCGCCAAGCCAAACTTTTAATTCTCGATGAACCAACCGCCGTCTTAACACCACCAGAAGTTGATTCATTGATTGGAATTTTACGGCAATTAGCTGCTGCTGGTAACACGATTATTTTTATCAGTCACAAATTAGAGGAAGTAATTAAACTCTGTGATAGCGTCACAGTATTACGCCGAGGAAAGGTAGTCGCCACAACCACTACTGAGGCTGTTACACCGCAAAATTTAGCAGAATTAATGGTAGGGTATGAAGTTGATTTACAAGTTAATAAATCACCTGCTTTACCAGAAAAAGTAGTATTGACGGTAGAGAATTTACAAGTTCCAGATGATAGAAATATTTATGCTGTGGGTGATGTGTCATTTGAACTACGTGCCGGAGAAATATTAGGAATTGCGGGTGTTGATGGCAATGGACAAAGAGAATTAGCGGATGCAATTACAGGTTTACGTAAAATTAAGCAAGGAAAAATAGAGTTAAAAAAATATTCAACGATTGCTTATATCCCTGAAGATAGACAAAAGATAGGTTTGATATTGCAATTTAGCATTGCCCAAAACTTAATTTTAAAAGCTTTTAAAAAATTCCCATTTTGTCGTAATTATCTCTTACAACCAGCAGTCATCAAAAATCATGCCCAAGCTGCAATGCAAACATTCGATATCCGCGCGACAGGAGAAGATATTCAAGTTAGTCAACTATCGGGAGGAAACCAACAAAAAGTAGTATTGGCGCGAGAACTGGCGGGGGAACCTGATTTAATTGTCGCTATGCAACCCACCAGGGGGTTAGATGTGGGGGCGATGACGGCGGTACATTTACAGTTGTTAGCAGAACGCGATCGCGGTGCGGCGATATTGTATATTTCTACTGAGTTAGAAGAAATCATGGCGATGAGCGATCGCATTGCCGTAATCTACAGAGGTAAGTTCGTTGCTATTTTAGACGCACAGACAGCAACAGTGGAAGAAATTGGTCTATTAATGGCTGGGGGAAAACTATAAAATAAAATGCCAAATCTTTACATAATTGGTGGTGCAAATGGTTCAGGAAAAACAACTGTTGCAATGAGTTTATTGCCGAATTTTTTAGACTGCTTTGAGTACGTAAATGCAGATTCTATTGCTGCTGGGCTATCTCCATTAAATCCTGATTCAATGGCTATAGAAGCAGGAAAATTAATGATTACCAGACTACAAACTCTGTCTAATTCTGGCAGTGATTTTGCCTTTGAAACCACCTTAAGTGCGAGAACTTTTGTACCTTTTATAAATGAATGTAAGAACAAAGGCTATACAGTTAACTTAATATACTTTTGGTTACGAAGTGTAGATTTAGCTATAGAAAGGGTAGCACAAAGAGTTACCAGTGGCGGACATTCAATTCCAGAAGAGGTGATACGTAGAAGGTATGAAAGGGGTAAGAAAAATCTCATTTCTTTATATTTACCGTTATGCGATCGCTGGATTATCTATGATAACTCTAGTAATGAGACTAAGCTAGTAGCTGAGTATCGTTATGGTGAAGAAGTTATGATTTATGAAAATGCAATTTTAACTCAAATCAGAGGGGATAAAAATGGTTAAACCAGAATTAGAACTTTTATCTAGCAAAATTGATGCCGGCGTAAAAGCTGCAATTGCGTCCGCTATTGAACGACATCGTAAGCTTGGGCAATCAATTAGTATTATGCGAGATGGAAAAGTTATAACTTTAACTGCTGATCAAATCCCAGCAGTTCAGCATCAACAAAATAATTTAAATCAATAGGTAAATGTTATATAATAAGTAGGAGTAAGCTTTTTTAACTATATAAGAACTTTCAATGATTAACCCTATATCTTTTCAGACAGTCATTGAATATGTAGAATCTCTTTCAACGGAAGAGCAAGATTTACTACTAGAATTGATTGCTAAAAGACGCATTGAACAACGGCGTAAAGAAATTGCGTCGAATGCTATACAAACCCTAGAAGCAATTAGAACAGGCGTAGCCAAGCATGGTAATCTTGATGATCTGCGGGCTGATTTGCTGAGTGAAGAATGAGAGTTCTTGTTTGGGATAGTAGCTTCAAGCGTGCTTTTAAACGAGTGATTCGTAAAAATCCGCGCTTAGAAGAGAAAATATTTGAGGTTTTGGAATTACTTGTAGTTGATCCATTTACACATAGTTTAAAATCACATAAATTAAAAGGTGATTTAGAGGGATTGTGGGCTTGTTGGGTGGAGTATGATTGCCGTATTATTTACACATTTCAGCCTAATCCTGATAATGACGAAGACATGATTGTGCTAATCGATATTGGCACTCATGATGAAGTTTATTGAGTCAGAAACTAATGGGAACTACATTACAAATCAAACAAATATCTCCCTATATATTGGAGAAAATAAAAAATTATTCTGAGTTGGCAGGTATATTTTTAGACGCACAATACTTGGACGATTCACCATTTTGGAAAGAATTTACAATAGACCCAAATGATATTGATGATATGGAGTGGTTTAATGAGGCAACTAATTATGTACAAGAAGGATTAGATAAATTAGTCACGCACAAACCAGAAAAATTTGAAAAGATGAAGGATGATATTCCTTTAATTATTAATGAAGGCAAAAGTAAGTATTTAGATTTAGATAAAACTTGGCAAGCAATCAATTTCTTACTTACTGGATATGACTTTTATGATGAAGAATTTAATTTATCTAAATTAGTTGTAAGTAAAAATCCAGCCGATAATCTTCCTTTAATTAGGGCTGTCAGCCCCAGTCAAGGAATTGAATATGATGATGGTGACTATCCATTGTATTATTTTAGCGTTGATGAAGTTCAACAGATAGCCAAGGCTTTATCAGATTTTTCTATGGATGAAATCAAACAGAGATTAAAATTTAGAGGATTACCGGAAGATAGCTACAATCATTTATTTGATTACACATATCATCCCTTGGTGAAATATTACCAAGATGCTGCGGATAAAGGAAACGCAATGTTTCTTGATTTTGGTTAGTGGTTAAATCTATTTCTCGATGTCAAAACTCACACCTTCATAAATTGAATCAATTCCACAGCTAAAATCAACACTTTCGATAATGATATCTTCACCAATAGTATAGGGAGAATAGAGCCACATTCTACCCTCTCCGCAACGATAAAATTCTACGCTGATTTTTTCCGATTCCACTAAGATATATTCTTGTAAACTTGGCATATTACGATAAAAAGCAAACTTTTCGCCTCTATCTTTTGCTTCTGTACCAGGAGAAAGAACTTCTACAATTATCTTTGGATATTGGATAAATTTGCGAGCATTTAAATCTCGTGAATCACAACTGACTACGACATCAGGATAGTAGTATGGACTGTTAAGATTTACCTGTACCTTGACATCGGCAACGTTGATGCGACAACCTCTAGCACGTAAATGAGGATACAATGCTCGATAGATGTTCAAGGCAATATCATTGTGAGGAATTGTACCGCCAGTCATGGCAAAAACTTTGCCATTAACGTATTCATAGCGGTATTCTTGTAGAGGTTCCCAATCGAGATATTGCTCGATACTCATTTTTTGAGGTTGAGGGTTGGCAATCATCACATCATGACCAAAATAAATCGCATTCAATCCCTGCTACCAATCTTATCACCGCTAATAGCAATTACCTCTGCCCTGATGGTTGGTGCTATTCTCATCATCTTTGCAGGCGCAAACCCTATCGCTGCATACACAGCCTTATTTCAAGAGTCACTTGCCAATTACTTTGGTTTTGGTAACACCCTCACCAAAATGACACCGCTATTATTCACCAGTTTAGGAGTGTTAGTTGCATTAAAGGCTGGTCAATTTAATATCGGTGGTGAAGGACAAATTTATCTTGGTGCGTTGGGAAGTGCTTTAATTGGTCTATATGTGCAAGGATTACCCGCAATTATTCACATTCCCTTGGCTTTGTGCGCCGGATTTATTTTTGGTGCGGTTTGGGGATGGATACCTGGTTATTTGAAAGCTGTGCGGGGAGTGAATGAAGTTATTACAACCTTGCTGCTGAATTATATTGCGGTGAATTTGGTTAGCTATTTGGTACAAAATCCTTTAAAAGCACCAGCCGCACCTAGTCCTTACTCACCTTTAATTGCTAAGTCTGCCCAGTTACCGATTATTTTACCGGGGAGTCTTGCCCATGCGGGAATTATCTTGGCGTTAATAGCAGCAATTATATTATGGGTTTTGTTAGGGCGATCGCCTCTAGGATACCAAATCACCGCCGTCGGATTAAACCCGATTGCTGCCCGTTATGCTGGTATGTCGGTGGAACGTACCATTATGTTAGTCATGGCGTTAGCTGGTGGTTTGGCTGGGTTAGCAGGTGCAACTGAGGTGATGGGGTTGAAATATCGCTTATTTGAACAAGTTTCTCCTGGTTATGGCTTTGATGCCATTGCGATCGCGTTTCTAAGTCGCGGTAATATTGGCGGTGTAGTGTTAACTTCCTTATTTTTCGCCGCCTTGCGTAGTGGTGCGAATGTAATGCAACGTAGCGCCGGGGTTCCAGTTACCGTAGTTTATGCTATTCAAGGTTTGACTGTGTTATTTGTTGCTATTAGTCTCGCGGTAGAAACCCAAAGGAAAGCTGAGGCTTAACGCTAAGAAAACTCTGCGATACTCCGCGTTAAAAAATCCAATGAATAACCTTAACTTCTTCTCTGATTACCTAGTCGCCAGTTTACACCTCGCTGTCCCCTTGAGTTTTGCATCTTTGGGCGGATTATATTCTGAACGTTCGGGAGTGTTGAATATTGCCTTAGAAGGAATGTTACTCACAGGTGCTTTTACTAGTGCGGTGGCGACTTTTTACACTGGCAATGTCTGGCTTGGTGTGCTTGCGGCTGTCATGGCTGGGGGTGTGGTGGGTTTACTCCACGCTTTTTTATGTATAACTTTAAAAGTGGATCAGTTAGTGTCGGGGTTAGCAATTAATTTAGTGGCTGGTGGGTTAACTGCGTTTTTCGCGCGGTTGGTGTTTCACGGTGCTAACACCCAAAGATTACCAGGAATTACACCTCTCATCATTCCAGGGTTGGCAAATATCCCAGTCTTGGGAATGCTATTGTTTCAGCAAGATATTCTTGTCTATTTACTGCTATTTTTAATTGCTGTTAGTGTATATGTTTTATTTCATACCAGCTTTGGTTTAACTTTGCGAGCGGTGGGGGAATATCCCCAAGCGGCGGTGACATCTGGGATATCAGTTGCAATGGTGCGTTACTGTGCGGTAGTGCTGGGTGGCTGTTTGACGAGTTTAGGTGGTGCGTATCTCGCCTTGGTGCAGATTCGATTTTTCAGTGAAGGGATGAGTGCGGGTAGAGGTTTTATTGCGATCGCTGCTTTAATTTTTGGTAGATGGCATCCTATAGGTAGTGCTTTGGCTTGTTTATTGTTTGGCGCGACGGAAGCTTTACAATTACGTATCCAAGCTTTGGGTGTTAATATTCCTTACCAGTTTCTAGTTATGTTACCTTATGCGATCGCTTTATTTGCATTGTTGGGATTAGCTGGTAAAGCTTCACCACCAAAGGCTTTAGGAGTTAATTATTTTCCCGAAAATCATACATGACAATAAATTCTATAACATTGGTTAGAAAATTTGATACCTGCTACAGTTGCATATCACTCTAGAAGGAATGTACACTTTTAGTCATGATGTTTGCTTGATATTGCCACTGGCTTGTCATTGTCTACCCTTAACTTCAGCATAGACAATCAACCTAGTGAGTCATACACGAGTTAGTCCATTTCAAGCCGCATACAGCCTTGTAAAGATAACCTCGTAAACTGTCAAATATTTACTAGAAAATACGACTTCGCTGTTAGTGGTGTCGTTCGTTGAATGAAAATTCATAACTTTGGGTAGGTAGTCTTTAATTTAAAGGTGACTTGTTGTTTATGAACGGACAGCCACTAATCTTAGTTGTCGAAGAAAATATATACAATTTAGAACTCCTAAATTATCATCTCAAAGCATTAAGCTATTCTTGTATTTGCGCCAAACAAGGAATCAAAGCTTTAATACTATCGCAAACACATCAACCTGATTTAATCATCTTAGATATGATGATTTCTGATATTACTGGCGGTCAAGTTATTGATTTCCTCAAACAAGATAAAAAAACTGCCAAAATTCCCATTATTGCAGTTATTCCTTGGTACCTGGAAGAAAACTCCGAACGCCTCTTTTTAACAGGTACAGATACTTATCTAACAAAACCCTATAATTTGCATAAACTAGATGCTGTTTTGTCCTGTCGTTTCACTCAGCTAAATTCTTCAAGTTTGCTTTAGGGATAGACTCAGGATTCCGCACTTCTGGCAACTGTTGTAAAATCACAATTATTCCAGTTCTTCCTGTAACTAAATTTGTATTAGTCATCAAATCAACTATTGGCTTACCAATAATTTCTTCTAGCAAACTTTGTAGTTGACGCTTAATTATTTTGTCTAAAAATAAGCGGACTTGTTCAGCTAAGTTTTCATAACCGCCAGAGATTAATGTTAATTCTACTAACGAAGCTGATTTTTCTAGAGAAATCACCAATTCCGTATCAAAAAAATGACATACAACTTGGCTAGGACGTTGCCCTAGTTGTTCATAATATAAAGCACTAATTCGTTGTGCAATTTCTCTTTCAAGTTGTCCAATAGTTGGGTATGACATTATTTTTGTTGGTGTTTACACTCTAGTGCTTGAGTTAGTTGAGTCTGGCTTAAATAAAATTAAGATTAATAACTAACATAATATCTATACATATTATATATACCATTCTATATAAACAATCAAGATGAGATTAAATCATATTTTTTTCACTATTTAATTTGGCTAAAAGAACTCCTCATGATAAACAATAAAAAATTTATATAGCGATTATAGCCTTAGCTATTATCACTTAAAAATGAGCTATGTCAATCACAGTATTAATGGTGAACAGCAAAAAATAATCAGGAGCAGATTTTCTCCGAAACAAGTTAATTTTGTCGTCAAAAGCTGTACTTTTTTTGATAAAATAAAGCAGCCCATCAAAGTTTTTTTGGTTAAGAAATCCAGTTTTGAAAAAACTTGCTACTTTTAGTAATATTCTTTGTTCAGCATTAACTAACTGATTATAGCGATCGCATTTGATAACTCATTTCAGAACATATATATAGGTGAGATGTCCACCATATATCAAGTTGTAAATTTCAGGTGATATAAATAAATTAATATTTATTTATGATTATCAATATTTGTTTACACACAGCACATAATCAAGAGTGGGTCAGGACTTATACCAATTCACGAAATTACTGATACAAATCACTTCCTCTACACCTTTGTTTCCGGTCGCCGAGCGGAGTCGAGGCGCTGCTTGCCTATCTGTATCATGTTTAGAGTGAAATGGTATTACGCAAAATCATGAAAAAACGAACCGCAAAGAGCGCATAGACGCGATAGCGGCTTCCCGCAGGGTAGGCCACGAAGTTAAGAGGATTTGAGAG carries:
- a CDS encoding alpha/beta fold hydrolase encodes the protein MYDDIDVVWISSSPVLQRFDQPLLQYISQYVNVAQWEYRSGKDEGSSIDEAVDLLDEFLSACAYPINLAGHGAGGAIALTYARRYPEKVRSLVLLSVASQPANTWHVHYYLQRQLFPISREQILANTVRHLFGEQPHNTTKKLIAVLKRDLEQTPLSHSLFKLIDLPTGGVSMPMMVCGSQNDPIVNSPTLEKWLKMFKPEDDFWEYSKGYHFFHYFYPQPVGEAILRFWQPYHSPIIAKTQLFSITLKN
- a CDS encoding family 10 glycosylhydrolase is translated as MVSTTARFSDTQNHWARPFIEALAARRILNGYPNGTFRPDNSVTRAEFAAIVAAVFTVPVKRQYTPFVDVPANNWAASAIQKAYETGFLTGYPDKYFRPSNRIARGDVLVSLVNGLDIAAKIKPDLVNQLSQIYQDAANIPGYARNQIALATSAGFVASFPNIKLLNYATAATRGDVAAIVYQALVYLGNAQKISSVYLVVPPTTTPTPTPTPTPTPTPRPPVSSTVKVSHTREFRGAWVASVWNSDWPSKAGLSTAQQRSEFLEIVNQLQALNFNALILQVRPEGDALYASELEPWSAWITGTQGRAPEPFYDPLEFAIAECHKRNIEVHAWFNPYRAKTSIKGSPNVRPHIALTHPEVVYQWGNQLWMDPGSKIVQDRAYNVILDVVRRYDIDAIHLDDYFYPYPIQGQSFPDNKTYAAYRAAGGLLSLDDWRRENVNQMVLRLSEGIKTTKPYVKFGISPFGIYRPGQPAGITGLDAYSVLYADSRKWLEQGWIDYLAPQLYWRIDQSKQSYPALLRWWTEINSQQRHIYAGNNLGQLDGKAWKDDEIDKQVKISRNLASNLSLGNIFFSMSAINQNRRGIADQFKSSLYSRPAIVPAMPWRSAAQVTPPQALQFKDGKLNWQPGDNQPVRSWTLYRQSGDSWTLQRILSAGTTFATVQPGTYAVCAVDRLANESLGVVITVS
- a CDS encoding BMP family protein; its protein translation is MRLNLSRRQFVVFGSATFATSLLLKACSSNQPQTPTASSGAEGFKIAIALPGVITDKAWNQSGYEGVNLVKQKLGAEIAYIEQVAQADQTEALTDFARKGYNLVFAHGGQFDAAIEQVATQFPNTFFVGVNGNVKGENIASLRIDHLQGSYLCGIIAAAMTKSNKLAYIAGQEFQATQEELRGFELGAKSVKPNMQIVSTFTGDWNDVAKAKEATLALISAGADVIYQWLDSASPAVLQTASDKGVYAFGNTKDQLDVAPKAVLTSAVKRLDLAITYLAELAQQKQLKGQIYSIGLERPDILNLGNFTASIPEQVKNNVLKVRQEIIDKKITFENCQADGKNTRCVKKVSA
- the fldA gene encoding flavodoxin FldA; the encoded protein is MSQKIGLFYGTQTGKTESVAEIIRDEFGNGVVTLHDISQADTVDFEEYQYLIIGCPTWNVGELQSDWEGFFPELDDINFSGKVVAYFGTGDQIGYADNFQDAMGILEEKISQRGGKTVGYWSTDGYDFNDSKALKNGKFVGLAIDEDNQSDLTDKRIKDWVSQLKREFGL
- a CDS encoding CAAD domain-containing protein, which translates into the protein MALEQEFHSIDVTSSTSTVAIEGVDTQNLPKLPPAGKSQTQWQQVSQFLEQFPDNLNRFWQAYQLPLIAVVVVLAATVTLRVAIAILNAINDLPLLEPTLELIGIVYSTWFVLRYLLQASTRQELWAEIRVLTAQVLGD
- a CDS encoding ABC transporter ATP-binding protein, with product MTYLRLENITKRFGSFVANDNISLSVNSGQIHAILGENGAGKTTLMKMISGLSQPDTGQIYIQDKPVKITSPNTATKLGIGMIYQHFMLVPQLTVTENIILGLKNSWRLNLQQKYQEIAALSQAYGLEIDPSAKVEDLPVGIQQRVEILKVLYRQAKLLILDEPTAVLTPPEVDSLIGILRQLAAAGNTIIFISHKLEEVIKLCDSVTVLRRGKVVATTTTEAVTPQNLAELMVGYEVDLQVNKSPALPEKVVLTVENLQVPDDRNIYAVGDVSFELRAGEILGIAGVDGNGQRELADAITGLRKIKQGKIELKKYSTIAYIPEDRQKIGLILQFSIAQNLILKAFKKFPFCRNYLLQPAVIKNHAQAAMQTFDIRATGEDIQVSQLSGGNQQKVVLARELAGEPDLIVAMQPTRGLDVGAMTAVHLQLLAERDRGAAILYISTELEEIMAMSDRIAVIYRGKFVAILDAQTATVEEIGLLMAGGKL